GTATGTAGCGCTAGTTGCAAAGAGCAGCTTCGTATAATTAAAATAAAGCTAGGTAAATGTGCACGTTGAGTTTGTGCGACTACATTTTGCAAAGTTGCCCTATAAATGTTAATAGTTTGTGGAAGTTATCATGAAAATGCCATTAGATCGTGAAAATGTCTTAAAATTGacaataaaaataaaattaatAACATGAAAGTAATCATTAGTTGCACAAACTGTTTGGTCTTCATTACAGTGCTATTTGGTCCATCCATAGCCACATGGTAACTTAGGCAATTGTGGCATGCCACACTTATTTTAGTGAAGCAAATTAGCAAACCATGACTATCGCAAACCTAGAAAATGCGAGACAAGTGCCTACAGAAGTATGAGCTTCACAATGCAGTGAACGAAACAAACTATCTAAAAACCATATGCAATAACCATTTACATTTATAGCTCATAACATGTAGGTGGGGTTGGAGTAGTGCATGTATGAGTTGAACTTAAGGAAACCACTGTGTAAAAACCTgggtactctttgttgcttccTGGACCCATTAATAGTTGTCAGATATCTACCCACTAGATTTTGCTGACCTAAATCTGTCCACACCTCCCCAATGCTGCAACATTTCCACTGTTCttcttttccaaaaaaaaaaacattgcCACTGTTCCAGAGCAAGGAACCCATTACCCATTTCTCCTGCCTTTTATTTTATGCACTTCATTCCAAAAGTTCAGATGAGGAAATTAGTATACATGTAGGCTTAATTTCTTTTCTAACTAGCTGTTTGCTCCCAGACATGTACGTATTTATATTATATGAAAGCTGCCATTTGTATTTGATTGAAACATTATTTTACACCCACCATTGTTACTGGAACATACACTGTGAAGTATATATTGAAGTTACATTATGTAAATTACCGGGAGGCGCTCTTCGGTAGTGATTGTAGTTATCAGTATGACAGCTATTGGGTGAGTGTAGCCATTAGGAGGTGCAGAGCAGGGTTTTCAATGTGTCAAGTTTGTTTATGTTTTTCTTAATCATTGTCTTGTTTGATAATACTGTAAGCCCTATCAGATCTGTCTTGTCTTTACTATATTTGCGGGAGTCTTTACACTATGACTGGGTATTGTTGCACATGTTGAAAATAATACGAGGCAAGGTAGGCGACACAATTGTATAACGCACAGTAGCAAAAAAGAAGTTACATTAAAGCAGCATTATGAATTCGCTGGAAACAATCGGGGCATATATATGCACCACGAACTGAGTGTTGAATTCTGTTCACAAACGGCACAATCATCGCAGGATCATAAATCCTGAAGATGCTACGTACCCAGAAAAAAAGATCTTAGATCCTGCTGCAATGATCTTAGATCCTACCGCATCATCATGCATCTAGAACCTAGCAATCTAGCATATGGTTTGGGACGCTCAAATGACATGTTGGCATCCTTGCCTTTACTGGCTGGATTGTTGGACGTTGGAACCAGTTTACTACTACAGGACTACAGGAGGCTAGTGCAGGAGCGCTCATAAATTCCACCACCTGCCACCTATTTCCTTCAGGTGGCTGCCGGCTTTGGCAGTGGAGCTGGAGGGCCGGACAGCCGTAGTAGGAGCACTACTCGTTTGTCTGAAGGTGCATGTCCAGCTTCCTGCTGCCCGGAGACCTGAGGCCTGAGTTGAGCgcagagagggggagagagagagagagagagatgagcCTGCCACCGGCAGCAGCCAGCCTGCAAACAGATTCCAGATCTTTTGGCTGCCCCGATCATCTTCACGTACAGAGGGCCGCAGGTGGATGCGGGATGTGTGCAAAACCAAGCAGATAAGTGCATGCACACCGCTGACATAAAGAGTGGGAGACAGGGACGGGGAGGAGGTGTCCTTCAAAAGCCTGCACCTGCATGCACATACACactccccctctcccctctcgtATATGCTGTGCTCGTTTTCATTTGAGGAGAATGCATTCTTAACTGAGTTTGAGTTTATGAACTCTCAAGATAATCATTTAGGTTTCTAGTGCATGGTTCAATCCAAAGTTCACTTGAGGTCCAATTATAGACCTAGATTCACACTTAGAATGAACCACCCTGAAAAGTTAGAGAAAATTGGATGATCACTTTGAGAGTTTATAGACCCACATGAGAATGTGAGAATAGATAGATAGCTAAGATGCACTTCACCCTTTTTCTGAAACAACTTCTACCATTTTTTTCTGTGCTAGATCAAAAGTGCATgctgtattttttttaaaaaaaggaaaaCTGCATGCTGCTGATTGATATGGCATATGTGTGCATGCATGTGCATGCTGCCGATCAAAACCAGGCCCTTATTAAAGTTGCCTTGGACGCACTTGCCTTGGCCTCTCCCTGCCCTTGCGTGCATGCCCCGCTTGTGTTCGCTGAGGCAAGTGAAAAGCGAGCTGGTCTTATGCAGCTTGCATCCCAGTAGCCCCGGTAGGCAACAGCAAGTGGCCTCCCTTAGCTTGTCCCGAAAGAGCCCTTGTTTGCTTGCCACAACTGTAGATCTACACGTCCGTCCACATCCTGACAGTGGCCTGGGATTTGGGATCGGAACGCAACCATGATTGGTGCTGTTTGTTAGCGAGACCTAATAAGCATGAGGTCATGCATGATATGATATacatatatgtatgtatatttatatatatatatatataaaaaacgCAGTGTGCATCGTGCTGCATGCTTTGGGTTGGAGAGATTAACAATAATCTATTGTGAGTGGCTCATGTTTTGTCCTACAAGGGAAGGCAATCATGAGGTGATAAGTCCCATAAAGCAGCCAGCATCTCCCATTCTATTCTAATATACCCTTTCACACCCTTCCTTCTCCCAAGCAACATTGGCCATGCCATGCCATACCATGCTACATGGTCCAAAGGATAGATCCCTGTCTTCTTTTGCTTTGCAGCCGCTAGCTGCGCGAGAGGCGGGGATTGTAGCCGCGTATGGGCATCGCCCACTTTCAGTTTCCCGGGCGCGCCATGGCATTCGCTACTAGTAAGCCGTAGGACCCATGCTGGCTTGGAGGCTTGTGGCGAGGTCGAGCCCCCAAATCTGCCTCTGATCATGCATGGTCAGGGATCGGGGGCCAGCGGCCGGCTTCCTTTCCAAGTGGGCTAGCATTGGCTTGTTGCTGCTGAGATGTGCATGATTTcgtcctctctctttctcccagtgcTTTGATCATGGCGCCGGCCCGGCCACCTGCCTGATAAAACCTCTCCCTGGCCGGCTTGTTTCCCTGCTGCCTCCCGGCTTGGGGCTGGAGCTGTTAAGAATCACTTCAGGTTCAGGGTCAGGGTCGCCCACCACAGACCACGCCTACccacgcccgcgcgcgcgcgcgctatCCTTGTTCTGGCATTCTCCTTGCAGCCGTTTTATTAGGAAACGCTCCCCTTTCCGTTTTAGTAGCCAGGCCAGCTTGAGAGTGTTCAGCGTATCTTGTGAGAGTGTGCTTCAGAAGCTTGGTCCTTTTGTGTTCTTGCTCTCTCTGTCTATATACCTGTGCCGGCCTTTGATCTTTCAGGTTGCTGCTTCCTGGGATGAGAGGCTACCACTACAAGGAGAGAGGGGCAACGCAGTGGTGGTTGGCGTTTCAGTAGGCTGTCAGTGTTCCTCCCCTTGATTTGATAAGGTTTGGGTCCTCACTCTTTGAGCCTCTCCAAACTTGCTTTGCTTCCAAGAAGCCTTCTATGCTTAGCCCGACATGGCAACAACACTACTGATGTATCTGGATTCTGGATTCTGGATGTTCTTCAGTTTTCTTCGTTCGTGGCATACTGGCATTAAGTTTCTTGTGAGAATCACCACTGTATCTAATACCTCTAGCTTTTTCCCATTTGAAAATCGAGGCTCACATTCCTTAGTGTTGACCAACATCCTGTTTTACTGTGTTCTTTAAACGAGTACTTCAAGACACAAGCCTACCTAATAGGATAACTTTTTTCTCACTCCTATGGTATAGTTTATTTTCTGGGAGAAGTCCTCCTATGGCCTAGTTTAGTCTCTCATGTGCATCTCTGTTGCAATGTCCATGACAGATTGCCAGGTTACCTTTGCATTCTTTTTTGTGGTTGGAGCAAATCTGCTAACCTTGTTCTGAGCAGTGTTCATGTCGCCACCGTTTATTCATTTATTCCACTCGCACTGCTGCTTTCAGGTCCTTTTTAATTCGGTACAACGTTTGACACCTTCCTGAATCCTGAGCCTGGAAGATGACCGGCAACGCGTCTTATCAGCAGCTCGGACTTGGAGTCGACGCCATGATGAGCGGCTGCTTCGtcagcggcggcgccggcagcgTGGTCGGCGCCGACACACAGGTCTTCCATGATGGCAGCTTCGGGTTCGGCGAACCGGCGGATGTCGCCGCGAGCTTCTTGATGGACGGCGGTTCGATGCTCGCCGGCCAGCTGCAGCTGATCCGCGCCGCTGCCACGCAGAGCGTGTCGCCGGAGGAGATGCGCGGCGTCGCCTACGGCGGCTACGGCCCGTCGCCCTCGGATGTCACCGTTGCTCACGCGCCCAAGGTGGCCAAGCTTGCCGAGGAGACGGAGGGCAGCTGGATCCACGAGCCGTACTACGGCCCCACGTGGTTCTCCGGCGATGGCTTCCGGGACCCGttcgccgcggcggcgagcgagCTGTCGCTCAGGCTACGCCCCGAGTCGTTGCCAGCCGGTGGCGTGAACGTCAGCCTGCCGGACCAGTCCTCTGAGGTGAGCTGCTCCGGCTTGACCCACGcgagcagcagcgccgccggcaGTGTGTTCCAGACTCCTTGCGGCGGCGGAGACATGGCGCGTCCTGGGCCCCTGCACTTCTCTCATGTCCTGCCGCGGTGGTCGGGGTACGCGCACGTTACGCAGCAGACGCTGGATGAGTTTGTCGTCTGCCTGCTGCAAGACGTGGCAGGGTTCCccggctcggccggcggcggcggcgagacgaGCTGCCCGCTGCCAATATCGAGCTCTTCCAAGACGACGTCATCCAACGCGTCCGCGTTTCTCGGTTCGGAAGAGCACGCGCACCAGAAGGTGAAGAACGATCTCCAGAAGCTGTTACAGCTGGTGAGTTCAAACTCCAAACTCTCTTTTTTAAATGCTTTTGACCTTTGTTTGCATCAAGAACCATTTGCAACGTTGGAATTTCTCTCGATTCCCCATGGGAAAACTAAATTGTTTCATGCCAAACTTTGTTTTAAAATCCATGCAAACCAAACGATGCTTGAGACATGACAAAGCTGTTAGTAACATTTTAATGGTGCCAACAACTTTGGCGCAGCTGGACCAACGGTGCAACCAGTGCGTGGACGAGATCCAGAGCGCGGCGTCCAAGTACGGCGGcatggtcggcggcggcgccctccTGGCGCCGTTCGCGCACCGCGCGGTGTCCGCGACGCACCGGAGGCTCCGGGCGCGGATCACGGGCGAGATCGCGGCGGCCTCGCGAAGAcgtgagccgccgccgccgccgtcgtcgctgACGCTGGCCGACAGGGAGCGGAGCTGGGAGTCGGCCTTCATCCAGAAGCACTGGGCGCTGCGGCAGCTCAGGCGCGGCGACCAGCAGTCGTGGCGGCCGCAGCGCGGCCTGCCGGAGAAGTCCGTCGCCGTGCTCAAGGCCTGGATGTTCGAGAACTTCCTCCGCCCGTAAGTTCAGCGTCAGAGAATGCCAACGTTTCCGCTCTGAAACAAGCAGGAGCCTCCCGCTCTGCTTCTGACATCGCGTCAGGCAATGCCAAAAATTGCTCTTGCCGCTAGAATACAGCGGCATCTCTAGCCTCTCTTCATCTTCAACTCGAACACTTGGCACGACTCAAAATTGCAAGTAACCCACCTGGGCTTGATGCAATCCAGTGTCTCATTCAGGTACCCCAAGGACAACGAGAAGGAGATGCTGGCGGCGAGGAGCGGCCTGAGCAGGAGCCAGGTGCAGTTTCTTGCTTTCAGCATGCATACCATCTGATTGTGTACAGTTTCA
The genomic region above belongs to Panicum hallii strain FIL2 chromosome 4, PHallii_v3.1, whole genome shotgun sequence and contains:
- the LOC112890771 gene encoding homeobox protein ATH1-like; this translates as MTGNASYQQLGLGVDAMMSGCFVSGGAGSVVGADTQVFHDGSFGFGEPADVAASFLMDGGSMLAGQLQLIRAAATQSVSPEEMRGVAYGGYGPSPSDVTVAHAPKVAKLAEETEGSWIHEPYYGPTWFSGDGFRDPFAAAASELSLRLRPESLPAGGVNVSLPDQSSEVSCSGLTHASSSAAGSVFQTPCGGGDMARPGPLHFSHVLPRWSGYAHVTQQTLDEFVVCLLQDVAGFPGSAGGGGETSCPLPISSSSKTTSSNASAFLGSEEHAHQKVKNDLQKLLQLLDQRCNQCVDEIQSAASKYGGMVGGGALLAPFAHRAVSATHRRLRARITGEIAAASRRREPPPPPSSLTLADRERSWESAFIQKHWALRQLRRGDQQSWRPQRGLPEKSVAVLKAWMFENFLRPYPKDNEKEMLAARSGLSRSQVSNWFINARVRLWKPMIEEMYEDLKKASGGGEGVAA